In Tursiops truncatus isolate mTurTru1 chromosome 10, mTurTru1.mat.Y, whole genome shotgun sequence, the sequence GGGGCCGTATGGATGGTTGAGGGAGAGTGAGTTTTGTACAGTTTTGTGCTCAACCCCTAGGAAAAGGAGCGGTACGAAGGGCAAAAGAAATCCCTGAGTGTACAGCAGAGGTCCGAGGAGGTGGGCCCTCTGGACTCCGCAGAACCCTCGGAGGAAGAAGTAAAGGAAGTTACCAAGGCGAGCAGACAGGGGGGCAATGCAGAGAAACCCAGTAGGGGGATGGTCCCCGGCCACCACAGAATGTTCTGTGAACCAGACACTGAGGCAACAAGCTCTATCCTAGGAGGGAGAAACAGATACCGAAGATGAGACAATAAACCATTTTAGGCCCCAAATAAGGAGGCAGAGCAGAGAGTGACAGTGGGGCTGGGGACACTGCTTTGGCTGGGGGAGCGGAGGGAAGacctctcagaggaggtgacatttgatgTGAAACCTGAAGCATCAGGAGGAGCCACCCATGCAAAGAGCTGAGAAGGAACaccccagaggaaggagcagggagTGCAAAGGCCCGGCTCAGGAAGCCCCTGGTGGGTCGGAGGCCCTCGAGGCCCAGCGGGTGCTGAGAGAGGGCAAGAGGCCAGCAGGGCCTGGTGGGCCAGGCAAGATACCTGGGAGGGTATTGGGGGTTCAGAGCAGGGAGGTCATCTGCTCCGACTCAGAAAGAACGGAGGAGGCAGGAGTGGAGGCTGGATGCCGGTCAGAAGGCAGCTGTGGTCCTCAGGGAGAGACGACGGGGGGCCGTTTCCTGCCCTAGACTGGAGCCGGGAGACAGCTACTGCGTCAGGACACAGGGTCCAGGGCCTTGAGCGCCCAGTGAGGATGCACAGATTGTCAGGGCTGGAGAGAGCCTTGAGTTTGTCTAGTAGGACTCTTCAATTTCACAGACTCATTTATTCAGACGGAGAACACTTACTAAGCCTCCGTTACGTGCAAGGCACGCTTCTGGGCACTGGGGATAGAGTGACAAAACAGATAAatcctctgccctcatggagctcacactCCCGGGGAGAACAGAAACAAGGTACTGGAAGCATCAGCAACAGACTGCAAGCAGGGTAAATAAGCAAACTTTACAGTAGGTCACGTGGGGATAGGTGAtgtggaggaaaataaaacagggaaaggagaaggggtgggtggtaattttaaatagggtgatcAGAGCAGGTGTCATGAGTAGACTGGTGTTTGTGCAAAGAcctgaagagagggagggagtgaacCATAAGGATATCTGAgggaagagctttccaggcagaagaaacagccagtgcaaaggccctgaggcaggagtgggcccagaggagagggggagagggaggaagggagaggagagggggaaggagagagagagagagcgcttcAGCCCAGGGTGGTCATGGGGGAGGCAGAGcaaagtggtcagattctggaaatattttggaGGTACAAGCCCACAGGATTTGCTGAAAGAATGGATATAGGatgtgaaaaaagagaaaagtaaaaactgaCTTCAAGGTTTTTGGCTGGAAAACCTAGAAGGAAGGATTTGCCACTCACTGAGCCGGTGAAGCCTGTGGTTGGCTCAGGTTGGCAGGAAGATCAGGTGGTCAAACTGGACCTGTGAACTGTGAGATGCCTGTTGGGCACCCAGGTGGAGATGTTGCACCGGCAGGTAGATATGCAAGTCTGGACTTTAGGAAAAGTTGGGGCTGGAGACATAAATGTGGGAGTCATCAGCGATTATATAAAATTTCAGGCCAGGACAAGGCGAGATCcttggcggggcggggcggggcgggtggATGGAGAAAGAAGAAGTCCCAGGGCTGAGTGTGGAACACTTTCCTGTAAAGGGGTCTGGAAGCGGGTGGGGCAGACTGGCAGACTGATATCTAGAGAGAGTGGGGGCCTTGCCAAGGTCACGCAGTGGTCAAGGCAGAACAGAGCTGGACTCCACACCTCCTGCCTCCCAGTGAACACTGGCCAGTGATCTTTGCACCCCCTTGGGTCCCCACAGCATGCTGTCCACAGACAGTGAGGTCACACATGTGGCACAGAGAGTGACCTCGGTGCTGTCACTGCAGCGGAGGAAGGAGGGGGCACTCTTTTCCTTCCCGAATGCTCCCTGGGCTCTAGAGGAGGGAGCCGGGAGCGAGTCCTCCACCTGGCAAAGGGGGAGCTCGCTCAGAATTGCCCTCAAAATGCACCTGAGACAGAGTTTATGGCACTGACCCTGAGGTTCCCACAGTACAGGTTATATCCGATGTAACATCTCAGGAGGCTTGGGGTGGGTACCTCTTGTCCCCTCTCCTTATCCTTAGAACCATGACATGCAGGCCAGGAGGTCCTTTCTGGGTCATCCAGTCCAGcctcttcattttaaaagtaaggaaACCATTCCCACAGCAAGGGAACAGCACAGGCAGGGCTGGAACCGCCAGCCTGCAGAGCCGCCCCAAAGGTTGTCCTTCAGCCTCCTGAGTCCATTTCCCACCCCCGGTGTGtcgggtgggaggtgggggagcagGCCTGGGACTCCTCCATCGTGGGTCTCTGGAGAGTTAGGGGGTCTTGGCTTGTGTGGCAAGACCATTGAACCAGGAAGCTCTGAGGGGGGGAGATCGGTTGGAGCCCCTTGCTCTGCCCCAACAACCTCTCTTGGTGGAGAGCCTCCAGACAGCTCCTCCAGGGTCTtacctgtgtccccagggtgcTAGAGAAAGCGTAGCCTGGGGGTCCCGGGAACGGACCCTGGAGCCAGGCCCTCTGGGTGTACTTCTCCCTCTGCTATTTAGtacctgtgtggccttgagcaagttaacTGACCTCTTTgtcctcagttgcctcatctgcaaaatggggatattaatccCCATTAGTGTCTCTACATCATAGGGTCATTGAGAGGCTTAACCTACGGAAAGCATTTAGAGTGACACCTGGCACCTGGTACACTCCCACGTGTTAGCTATTATCAttcaggagaaggggaggggactTTCCTCCTCTGATCCCAGCTTCCCCCACCGGGGTGAGGCTGGTTgatcctcctccctccctgctggtcTCAGCAACTTCCAGGATCCAGCCCCCAGGTGAGAACTGGGGAGAGGGGCCAGAGTTCCCAGAGGACCCCAGAGGATCTGGAAGAGTGGCACGGCTCCCCCGCGGTCCCTCCAACCACCTGTAGGGCACCCAGGGGTCAACGGCGCACTCTGCCTTCTGTTAACTCTGCCTTATTTCACAGCTGACTGCTCCCGTGGAAATTGGCATGAGGATGAACTCCAGGCAGCTGGAAAAGGACCGGGCCACCCTGAAAGGTCTGATGCCTGAGGTGCTGCTGTCCAGCCAGAAGGGTAAGCGGAGCCAGGGCGCCTCTGGGTTCATATTCCTGCAGCGTAGCCAAGCAGGGTTTGGGGGCTgtgatttgtttttctgctttgctCTTGAGAACCTGAAGCTGCCTTCTACCGCAAgctcccacaccccaccccatctCCGAGGGGAGCCTAATCACAGATTTGGTGGGGGTAcggggagggggcgagggggcGGGCCTCGGATGGCTGCCGGTGGTTGGGGAGGCCCAATTCCCCAGCCAGGGGCGTCTCCAGGCCCTGCCTCCAGGGCTCAGACCCCTTTCTCTAACGCCTTTCTGGCAGAGGACCACAAATGACAGCAACCCCGACCCCTCCCCCTGCACAGATCTGTTCCTTCCCTCCCCGAACGCTGCTGAGGCTGGTTGGTGACTCTAATGGAAACCCTGGCGTAGTATGCCACAAAAGCctgcattttttccccctcatccATTCTGCAAATCAAAGTCCTGAGCCCCATTTGGCCTTCCCCGGGTCAAGGTCGGCCTGAGTTACTTGTGCAAAGCTAGGTCCTATGTGACAAACAGCCACCAATTTCTTCTCCTAGtccccaggaggagaagagaaaggccaGGGGAAAACGTTTGGGGCGGAGGAACTGAGAGGTTAAATTACTAGCCCCAGGCTATGGAGAAAGCTAGAGGGAGAGTCTGGCCAGACCTCCCCTCGTTCCCCAGACCTGCAGGCAGGTTTAGAAGGCGGTTTCACAGATGGACCTGATGACACTTCTGAGCTGcaaatttcctttgcttttctccagCAGCCAAGTGACAGGTCACCTGCGGGAGAAGCTGGATGGAACTcggatccccccaccccccatccagaGAGGCCCCGGGAGCCCATCTGCACAGCCCATCTGCTGGGCTGGGAAGGAAAACACCGTCTCCCAAGAAAATCCCCCTCCAGCAAATAAATCatgaaatatacagaaatgactcttttatttaatattttaatttccaaaggTCAGAGTCAGGTCATGCCATaaagagggaaataataaagCTCAGAGAGAGTTTGGCCATAAATGGTGCATATATTAGCAACGCATGTGCCTTTTGTAAGTTCTGTGTGCAAATATTAATTGAGACCCACGGAATCGGAAGATTTGCGCCAGCCCTTCCGTtctaggtaaggaaactgagtcccgGAGAGACGGCATCTTTGGCCCATGTTCTGAGTCAGTGGCAGAGCAAGCACAGTAACTCAGGCCTCCTGAATCCTCGTCCATTTTCTGTTTACTGACTCGAGGTCTAATGGACCAGAGCGTTTTAAGGCCTCTGCGCTCAACCCCTTGCTGGGTAACTTCCAGCTAGCCCTTTAACCTCAATGAGCCTTTGCAAAAGCAAGGTGGTAATATCTGCCTTGAGATCTGGGGACGGAGGCACCAGCAAAAAGcacattactattattattatcaccttGTGACTACATGCTCCAGCATCTATGGCAAAATTACACAGCCAACCCATTTTATTTCTGCCTTCTAAACAAAACTGGATGGGAAATTtcattctaatttaattttacgCTAATGaatgctcatttatttataaactgGGGCCATATAGGAACCCAAGCTCCATGCATAGGTTACCAGCAATTAGACAACAGTGCCCATTCCATATCGCCACCCGCCTCAGCCACTTCAAGGGCTTAGCCATGGATAACAGTCAGAACAAGATGACTCCAGCCCTTAAAAAGGACCCTCGCTTGGGGTGCTCTGAATGCCCCTCGAGGAAGCTTACACGGGACCCAGAGCCTGCACACAGCACGTTCACACAGTTTCCAGTGCACGTACTGATCAACCCAAGCACAGCTGCCGGATCCCGGGAGATGCTGCCCAGACACCCGCTAATAAACGGGGAGAGAGGGCTGCAGCAGGGCACATGAAGGGAGGAAAAGCCACAGGAATCTAGCTATAAAGCACGCGATTGGAGGAACTGGATCCAGAACTCCTCCTCGCCCTTCCAATTTCCACCAAGTTCCTCCGTTATCAGTAACGCTCTCCAAGAAGCAAAAACGTAAAATGTTCACTGTCTCTTTCCTTGTGGAAAACACAGATTTTGCGTCTTTTCCTCGCCCTCTGCCGAGATCTGCCCCTACAGTGAgaccaccttcccccacccccagcaggagGCACCCATTTCTGGGGCGGGGTGTGGAGGTCCCAACATCCTCTGGGGAATTTTCCCGAAGCTCCTGAGGGTTGAAATGGGTGCTATGGAGGGAAATGAGACACCTAGGAGATTTCACCCCGGATGGTCTGCATCTTTTTCAATGGGAATTGCTTCAGCAAGCAGAGCACCTAGGAAGCGTGAGGATGCTGTCGGTTCCGCAGAACAGGCCGGTTCAAAGCTCAGCGCTGCAGCCGACTTGTCCCCCACCCTCACCCGGTGGCCTCTGAAGTGCTTCCCAGTAATGAGCCACGACGGGGACCCAGCCACCACCTGCTTCTTTATGCACAGCGCCCTGGCCGCCTGTTTAGATATGTCGGCCCCTTTCTTCTCTcgttttcctcctcctcctgccactGGTTCGATTTCTCATCATCGGctcaaataattctttttctccaATGAGCGCCTCCGTTTCCAGGACAGCGGACTCGACTGCTTACAGGACATGCACAGCCCTGGAAGAAATTAAAACTGGGTCGGGGCGGGGGATAGCTTGGGGAGGTTCTGAACTGAGCCAAGGAGAAAATGACCATGTTTTCACAAAACAGAAGTAAAGAGAGACACACTCTTGATTAAAGCTAGAGGATGCCTAGACCAGGACCCAGCCAGCATCAGAGACAGGGAAAGTGCCCAGAGGAACCAGTAGGGCGAGGACGCAGCTTCTCAACATCTGGCTGAGATTTATCCAGCAAAATCTACGAGTCTCTCCAGATACCTGGCAATTACAGAGAGTTACAGATTACCCGTTTTCATCTGGAATGTACTTTTACACTTAGGACCACGGGTAATTATAGGGCGACCTGAGCCTAGTTTCACAAGATGGAGATGATGAGGTATTTTCTTGGTAACCACGTCggtgtgattttaaaattactgagCTACGTGGACTTGCCATGAAATTGAATACTTAAAAGCAAAGAGTAATTGCCTGATATCTGTACTCTATAATTTAGTGTAATCTAATCATGGACAAAGCccaaaagaaaatgttctgaaagCATTACGTTTTTCTTCATACACAATTCATTATTGACATTGGGGAATGTATTCCATGCCTCTAAAGGAACTCTTACCCACAGATTTCAAGGTGTGAAAGTGGCCAAAAGAATGagagttttgtttaattttcagctGCTGATGAAAAGCAGGTAACCTAACTGCTCATTAAACCCATTCTGACACTTTTCTGTGACTCTGTTTGCCCCTTCATTGACCTAGAGAGATAGGTCAGGGTACTGAGATGAGGCAGCAAGatgctgggcagagctggggccgtTCCAGTCCAAATCTGAGCCAAAAATTGCACCTACATCGTCCCCCTTTCCAACCATACTCTCCCAGTGCCCCCACCACGGTGTGACGCCACCCATGCTATGGTTCGAAGGAAGCCCAGAATAGCCAAGAGGGATGCACGAGGCCGGGGACAAGGTGGATCAAGGGCAAGTCCATGGTCTGGAGCATCTGTAAAGGACCTGATAAATGTGTGCAGGGCTTTTCGcaggaagagaatgagaaaggaacCCACTAAAAGatttatggctgttattattataAGGCTCTGCCGAGGCAGAGAGAGGTCGGCAGGACAGCAGGCAGCGTGGCAGCCCCTTGGGAATCCAGAGCATCCTCCCAGCGGCCCCTCGTCTCTACTAAATGTGTGGATGTGGTTACGCAGTAGATTTAGATATTGGAGCTTGTTTTCCCTCTTCTGACTTTAAGAAATCAGGAAGACCAACCGCAGCCTGAGGTgctcaccttaaaaaaaaaaccacaacaaagtGATGAGAAAGGAGGGCACACAGGACAGCCGTTGACTTTGCGATATTGCCCTCTTCTTGGAAATGTGTGTTCCCATACTCGACAGGCCCAGCAGCAGAACTAGAAGAGACACAGAAAGGCAGATCTGAGAAGGCCCAAAGGGGCCTCGTGGGCAGCTCCCAACACAACACAGGCAGTGGTGGCAAAGAAGCACTAAGATGGAGCCCTTCGGAGGGGAAGACCTAAGGGTCAGTGTCAGAAGTGTGGGGACGGTCACGTGGATAAAAGCTGATGGGCAACAAACTGACTTCACTGAAGCTGGTAAAAGTGCTTTGGGGGTGGAGAATGTTGAAGGAGGACCCTGAAGGGTTATCAATCCAGGGAAGGGGTAGACTGGATCGGGGAGTTCAGGAGGAAAATGCAGAGGCCCGAGACATGGGAGGAATGATTGACTCATGaggttttattctttattcttttttttaatgaggtttttttcttctcttttttttaattttccttttttctaattttcttatttttaatttttaaaactttttggctGCGGCGCGGCATGAGGAATCTTAGTtgcctgatcagggatcaaacccgcaccccctgcagtggaagcgtggaatcttaaccactggacggccagggaggtccctcatGAGGTTTTTTCTGACTGAATTTTCCAAACAGATTGTGAGGCTTCTTCTtggagggatggggaagggaagcaTGATTGGCAAATATGCTGTAAGTGGTGGCACATTACCCCAAAGGCCTGCTAGACCCAGCGAGGCAGAGATGGAgcgctgggggatggggggagggagggcactgCTGCAAACATGATGGGTTCGAGGCTGAAGGGAAGACAACAGGGttcgggtggggctgggggagggctgggggtcaTTTGGCCCTGGGTGTATGTAGCAGCAGCCGGGACCCCAAACACAAGGAAAGCTGACAAAGCCCACACTGGGGACCACCCCAGGGGTGGCCCcatttgggtatttttttaaatcgcCCCGAGATCCACTGTGTGGAAATATACTGTAACTCTGCGAAATGCTGTAACATTAACTTTGTTTAAGCATCAGTTTCAAGCCCTCTTAGAATACACGGGGCCAGTACTGATGCTGAAAGGCTCGTTCTTTATATATTGAACTGCACAGCTGCAAGGAGAAGCACAAATGTTACCAACTCATTTGTCATGCAAACAGtgcttcagaaagaaagaaaatactattaTGTGGTATATGTGTTAGGCAATCACTATATCAAATTCATGGTATTCCGTGCAAACacaggcagaggaaaggaaaacaacacTTGGTGAGAGAAATCGCACCACGTGGGAGCAGCTAAGTCGGGGGAGATGGCGAGACTAACTCGGAAGCCTGACCAAGCGGAGGTTGTCATTTCCCCCGCAATGTGGCCAGTGATAAATTCTCCGTGATAGAGCAAGTGGCACAAATGCAAACGCTGGCAGAGGTGCCTTGTCCAGGGACCCAGGGTGGGGAGACAAGGTGTGGGTGGGCAACGGGACCATAGGGGAGGAGGCGAGATTGGGGGAAGGCGAGAACCGAATTGGAGGGGTTAGAAAGAGAATGGAACTTATGAGACCAGCAGTAAGTGTCTGGGAAAGGCAGTTGATGATCCATGTGTAAGGAATACAAAGAGGGAGTGGGAGGCAGAAGGAAGACCACAGTGTTACTTCCATTTGTCACCACTCCCCATGCTTTCCTTAGGGGTTTCTCTGTCGGGTGGGAGGTTCTACACAGCACTGATGCTGCACACAAATGGGTTAAGTGCAAACACTATGGAGCATGTGTCCTGAGCACCTTATACAAATTACCTCttctaatcctcacagcaatccaaTGAGGTTTACTGGCCAACAGGCTAGAAATGTTAATTGGATATGATCGCACGTCTAATAGTGGTGGAGTCTGGATTCAAGAACCCCCTACCTAAATCCACAGGTGACACAAGATTACATCTTGGGGTCTTCTCCTATCTATCTCTCCTTATGAAAATCCCACCATCCGGCCACACGGCCTCCTCGCACGGGCTCAAACTGCCCCTAAGAGCCCAAGGGCATTTGCCTCTTCTGCCCCCACGATGGGATGCAGTGTCCTCCTCTGGCGGGAGCTCCTTTCCTGCCAGCATCTCGCCAAGGGCAGGGCCTGCAGCCCCTTGGGGCTCAATGTCAGTGAGTGAACAGCCAGGAAAACACAGAGGCCTGCCGACCATGACCTTAGTTCAGACCAGGTCCCAGAGCGTGCCTGGGGTCTATGCCACAACCCAAACAAAGCCCTTCCCTGAACGCATTGGTCCCCAAGTGCAGAGAGAGGCAAAGGATTCCATCTCCCCACTCTCGGCAGTGCTTGTCTTTCACCATTGTCGACTAAATTGCACAActtaaaagttgagagttatgttttattcagcagacgttcttaggacttcaagcccgggagAGAGCCTCTCAGATAACACTGAGAAAACGGTTCCCAAGGGGAAGAGGGGCAgtcaggatatataggagtttttgcaataacaccaggtagttggaacaaaAGATAACTgtcaataaaagaaaaccagataactcaagttaaggaatttagcacttttctatgtatgggaagatgcaagagtctggactcACTTAAACCACTCTTTCacatgcacctcagctatctggggcagaatcctctgttttctcatccagTTTCCTCAAGCTGCACTGTGGGAAGTGGCTGCTAGATGGCGGGCATCCCTTGTTTCCTtcttgagttccctcagggctcatcATTGGGGGTGACTGTAACGTGGTGGCTAGATCCCtagtttactgatatggcaggcaatattttcTTACCATTAAGTAATTCATCCATTAAATCAACATGACTTTATCGAGTGCCTACCACGTGCCAGGGACTGTGCAAGGGGAGGAGGATTCAGAGGTAAACACCACTTGCTCTTACAGACGAGAAGGACTGAGCAAGgtgggaaataaaaaaagaaaacaaaaacaaatagccCAAAACCCTCAGACCTCCCCAACATGGCAGCCTTGGAGGCTGATTCTGACCTCCTCATCATGGCCCGCCCATACGGCGGTTCAGACCTTCTCAACATGGCGATTAAGAACGACCTTCTCAACATGGCGCGGGCCCCGCCTGCTCCGCCGCGGCCGTCGGCGGGAACAGTTCCGGGTCCGGGGTGCGCCGGGGGCAGGCGGGGGTTGGCGTCCTGGCCATGGCCGGCCTCTCGGACCTGGAGCTGCGGCGGGAGCTGCAGGCCCT encodes:
- the MLN gene encoding promotilin, with amino-acid sequence MLSCKAVAFLLVVHAATMLASQTEAYIPIFTYGEVQRMQEKERYEGQKKSLSVQQRSEEVGPLDSAEPSEEEVKEVTKLTAPVEIGMRMNSRQLEKDRATLKGLMPEVLLSSQKGKRSQGASGFIFLQQDHK